One genomic region from Gossypium hirsutum isolate 1008001.06 chromosome D13, Gossypium_hirsutum_v2.1, whole genome shotgun sequence encodes:
- the LOC107945245 gene encoding extensin-2: MAKIWPHLAYALALCLIINNVAAEDEPAYDAPPPYYYISPQPSPYMYEPPLLPPYKYESSPPPPYTYKSLPPLSYKYESPPPPPYMYKSPPPPPYKYKSPPPPPYMYKSPPPPPYKYESPPPPPYVYKSPPPPPYKYESPPPPPYVYKSPPPPPYKYESQPPPPYKYESPPPPPYKYKSPPPPPYKYESPPPPPYKYKSPPPPPYVYKSPPPPPYKYESPPPPPYVYKSPHPPPYKYESPPLPPYAYKSPPPPSYKYESPRPPPYKYESPPPPPYKYKSPPPPLYVYKSPPPPPYKYESPPPPPYVYKSPPPPPYKYESPPPPPYVYKSPPPPPYKYKSPPPPPYKYESPPPPPYKYKSPPPPPYVYKSPPPPPYKYESPPPPPYKYESPPPPPYVYKSPPPPPYKYESPPPPPYKYESPPPPPYKYKSPPPPPYVYKSPPPPPYKYKSPPPPPYVYKSPPPPPYKYESPPPPRYVYKSPPPPPYKYESPPPPPYVYKSPPPPPYKYESPPPPLYKYESPPPPPYQYKSPPPPPYVYKSPPPPPYVYKSPPPPPYKYESPPPYMYKSPSPPSYYK; this comes from the coding sequence ATGGCCAAGATTTGGCCACATTTAGCCTATGCCTTGGCATTGTGCTTGATAATCAATAATGTAGCTGCTGAGGATGAGCCTGCTTACGATGCACCACCTCCATACTATTATATATCACCTCAACCTTCACCATACATGTACGAGCCACCATTGCTTCCGCCATATAAGTATGAGTCATCACCTCCACCTCCATATACGTACAAGTCATTACCACCTCTGTCATATAAGTACGAGTCACCACCTCCACCTCCATATATGTACAAGTCACCACCACCTCCTCCATATAAGTATAAGTCTCCTCCTCCACCCCCGTACATGTACAAGTCGCCACCACCTCCTCCATACAAGTATGAGTCGCCACCTCCTCCCCCATATGTGTACAAGTCACCACCACCTCCTCCATACAAGTATGAgtctccacctccacctccaTACGTGTACAAGTCACCACCACCTCCTCCATACAAGTATGAGTCACAACCTCCACCTCCATACAAGTATGAGTCACCACCACCTCCTCCATACAAGTACAAGTCACCACCACCTCCTCCATACAAGTATGAGTCACCACCACCTCCTCCATACAAGTACAAGTCACCACCTCCACCCCCATATGTGTACAAGTCGCCACCACCTCCTCCATACAAGTATGAGTCACCACCTCCTCCTCCTTATGTGTACAAATCACCACATCCACCTCCGTACAAGTATGAGTCTCCACCTCTACCCCCATACGCGTACAAGTCACCACCACCTCCTTCATACAAGTATGAGTCACCACGTCCACCTCCATACAAGTATGAGTCACCACCACCTCCTCCATACAAGTACAAGTCACCACCTCCACCCCTATATGTGTACAAGTCACCACCACCTCCTCCATACAAGTATGAGTCACCACCTCCTCCTCCTTATGTGTACAAATCACCACCTCCACCTCCATACAAGTATGAGTCTCCACCTCCACCCCCATACGTGTACAAGTCACCACCACCTCCTCCATACAAGTACAAGTCACCACCACCTCCTCCATACAAGTATGAGTCACCACCACCTCCTCCATACAAGTACAAGTCACCACCTCCACCCCCATATGTGTACAAGTCACCACCACCTCCTCCATACAAGTATGAGTCACCACCTCCACCTCCATACAAGTATGAGTCTCCACCTCCACCCCCATACGTGTACAAGTCACCACCACCTCCTCCATACAAGTATGAGTCACCACCTCCACCTCCATACAAGTATGAGTCACCACCACCTCCTCCATACAAGTACAAGTCACCACCTCCACCCCCATATGTGTACAAGTCACCACCACCTCCTCCATACAAGTACAAGTCACCACCTCCACCCCCATATGTGTACAAGTCACCACCACCTCCTCCATACAAGTATGAGTCACCACCTCCTCCTCGTTATGTGTACAAATCACCACCTCCACCTCCATACAAGTATGAGTCTCCACCTCCACCCCCATACGTGTACAAGTCACCACCACCTCCTCCATACAAATATGAGTCACCACCTCCACCTCTATACAAGTATGaatcaccaccaccacctccataCCAGTACAAGTCACCACCTCCACCCCCATATGTGTACAAGTCACCACCTCCTCCTCCATATGTGTACAAGTCACCACCACCTCCTCCATACAAGTATGAATCTCCACCCCCATATATGTATAAGTCACCATCACCTCCATCATATTACAAGTAA